The DNA window ttttgcttctttcttctgGTTGCGAGCCTCAAACTCGAGCCTGCAAAAACCACGCAATGCCTTAAGGTTCTCATTCATCCATAGACAAaagcacctggagcaggagagcatCGCCTTCTCTCATGCTGCTCTGTTCTGAAAGCACTTCAgaaacccccaggacccccagactCCTCCAGAGCCTCTCCCAGAGCACTCCACAGTCCTGCACTCCCACACGGGTCACACACAACTTCTTTCTCCCTCTGTGGAAGAAGCTGCTATGCCATTCTTGGGCTGTCCTGGGTGTTTTAACACCAAAATCAAATTTATCACTGATGTGAGCCAAGGTGTTGAAAGTGAAGGACTCAAGCTTAAAAGACCAAAGCTCTGAAAGAAGTAATGTGCTCTTTCCCCAGCATACAGCAAAGGAAATTTATCATTTAAGGAGAAAAACCAATAAATGTGCCATGCAGCACATTCTGACACAGCACAGTTCGGCTATTCCTTTCCCTGTACAGATTGGTACAACCACATTTACAGTCTGACTAAGCCATGAAAGAGGAAGGACAAGTTTGCTGTGTGCCTTTAGGTAACATCTTCTCTCCCTATCTGATCCCACTGATCAGTCCCCAGACCCTCTGGATGGAACAGTAGGACAGAACCAGGAGACAAAGAAATCCAACCTGTTCTTGATGATCCTTTGCACAATTATATCTGTGGTGAGATTGCTGCCACTGTCCACCAGCTGGAAAATGCCACGTCGCTTCGGTTCCTGCAAAAAGACACAGCACTGGGCTGTGAAAACACGTGGGACCTGGgtgtgcagctcagcagtgacagctgagctggggcagccagaCAGGCAGGATGCACAGAGATCTCCTGGGAGGCAGAACAAACACGTGCTGAAGGCAAAGCTCCACATACACGGGAGCTGCGCAGGACAGAGAGCAAAGCACACAGGATTTTTCAGCCTGCCATGAAGGCATCAAAAACAGGCAGAGAAAAACAATGCTTGGAAGAGTGGAGCTGTTGGGAATGATTTACTGACTGCTCCACGTAGCTCCCCTTAGGGGTGGATGGAAAGCTGCATTACCTGCCAAGCCATCCCCAGGCaggctcctctgcagcacaacttcccagcccaggaacacacccagagccaggctctggctACCACATGCTGACAAAGCACCTGGTACTTTACCTCATATGGATCAGAACCGTCCTTGTCTGGCACCACCTCAGTCATCCCATGGCAAACAAGTGTTACCTGGAGAAGGACACAAAAGTCACTGACAAGATCCAGAAGATGACAGGGACATTTCCTGTCACTACTCccactgagctcagctcagagaCCAGCAAAGCCACCCTcctgcaccagcctggcagtTCCAGTCTGAGCAGGACACTCCCTTCTTGCACCCCTCTGTTGTCCTGCACCCCTTCAGCTCCCCACACACATCTTCATGTCCATCTGTACGCAAGGACTCACCCTGAAGTGATCCAACAGATCAGCAGTGACAGCATAGGGAGCTCCAATCACCACCTCTGAGACGTACTAAAAAAGGAACCAGGTAGAGtccagatttgaaaaaaaacccatcaaacgaaaacccaaaacccaatcCCAAGCCAGAAGCCAGCTGCTTCTTAAAGAGACCTGAGCAGGTCACCTGGCTATAGCATCAAAGTTCAAATAAGGGAACAGAGAAGTGGATTCAGCAGCAACTGCTTGTCCCACAACAGCTTTTTGTTCCTCTACAGAATGTCCTTTCTGTGCCCATAGAGCAAATCCAGAAGTTAATTGCTCCAGGCACACATTTCTGGGGCTCCCCATGATTTTGTCCCAGGCATttctccctctgcagagctttctAGTGGCAGTGTCTGACTGCACCGAGCCACACAGCTCCCTACATGGTGTCCAGCCCTgtcactgccagcagagccGCTGGGTCACCAGCTTGGATCAGCCAGGATGGCAcaagagcctggcagagcctcCCAAGCGTTCATCAGCACCTCGGGCAGCCTCAAGTGATTCATCCTGTCTGTCTTCTCAGGCCACCCCAAGGAATTCATGCAAGATCACTGAGCACAAGTGAATGCCACCAGGCTCCAGGCACTTTGTGACCAGTGCAGAGACACCCACTCACCCTGCAGGCCAGGACACTGAGCGTTCGCTCGTGGATGTTCATGATGGGATAGTTCTTCCCTTTGTAGCGATTCACCTCCTACGGCAGAGCACCGGGCACAGTCAGAAGAGAGACACAGCAACGCCTTTCCCTCTCGCTCTCTCCCAGGATGAAGTTCCCACATGGGTCAAtacatccctgtcctgtgtcccagagcacagcctgcctgCTTCACAGAGCAGGCCcaagctgctctgcctttggaCAGGCTCTACACAGACCTGATCGAAATGCAGCCCAGCAATGATATAGGGTTTCTCTGCCAGCTGGTGAACCTTCTCCAGGAAATCCACATGACCAACATCTGCAGATCTTTTTAAGGAATTGAAGCTCGCATGGAAAATAGAGGAAGGAAGACAGAAATAGAGTCACTCAAAAACAAGAGCGGGAGAAAGGAATCCCTAGGATTTTATTCTTGCACTACTAACTGCCTATTTCCAAGAACAGTTGCTGCCTCCCTCCTCAAGTTCCACTGGTTCTGGAAAAAAGCCAGAAACTTTTTCAGCTCCACCTCACTTGGACTCAGCTTTGCCTCTATCCAGAATTTCCACTTGTTCCAGTAGTTCTGGCACAAAGCCTCAAAGCCTGCCCCAGGAGCGGCGTGTCAGCTGCAGGTGCTATGGCAGCCAGCCTTCACCACAATCATTAGTGTTGAGAGTATCCATCTGTCTTCCTGAAATCCAACAGCCACAGATCACTCCACAGAGGAGCTACAGCTTCTTTCTCAGCATCCTGTGACTAAGAAATTGCCAGAACACACTCCTGACTCCTCCCTCACATGCAGctacagaaaagggaaaaaaatgaggcaaaTATCCAGTCTGGTGCCCCCCAACCTAAGAACATCAAAGAAAGATCACAAGCAAAGAGAGCCAAGGATACGGAACAGGTCAAAGGCTCCAGCCACATAGATGATGGTGTCTCCTGGCTCTGGCTCCTTCCCTGACGCAAACTGGATGATCTTCTGGGATGTCTGCAGGAACTGGGAGACGCCAGTCCAGGGACTGTGACCTTTGGGCCCCTGTGGAAACAAACACCAGACACAGCTTCATTCCAGGCTCTGTGTGGTGGTTTGgacaacacagagcagtgatGGGCAATCTGCTCATCTGAATTCGCTGGCAACTGAAACAACTCCCGGCACCTTGGACTTTCTACATCCTGGCATCAGGTATTCAGGTGATTTCACAAAAGCCCTTTATGCTCTGTCTAAATCACTGCCTCAGCAGCCAGCTCAGGAAATGCCAAGAAGAAAGTTCAGGAAGGAGGAAGACAACAGGGCAGGTTTGAATTTCCAGGAGAAGCAAGATGTGCTCGGGAGACAACGCACAACCAACCTACAGTGCCAAGCCTCAGGGGACCTGTCGGGCCCCTCAGCTCCGAGGACAGAGCTCGGTCCCCACCACGTGGCGGCTGCACAAACAGCCACCAGGTCACCTGCTGTGCCACCCAAAGCTGCTCGGGGCCTTGGCAGGACACAGACACGGCAGCTGAGGCCAGAGCAGGCCCTGCAAAGGGCAGCACGCAGACAGCTCAGCTGTCAGGGTCACGTAGGGTACCCAGTGCCCTGATCCATTCTACCCACATCCAAGCCCCAGCCGTGCTGGAGCAACATGCCCCAAAACACCTACTCAAAACCCCCAGAACAGTGGGGAACTAAGGATGATTCGGACAGGTCAGCAAATCCCCTGTGAGTACAAAAGACTTGCTCaagctgctggtgcagctcaTTAAGCAGGGACAATCCAGCTGCCAAGGAAATAAAGAGGGCTGAGTGCTCTTTAGAAGCGGTGTGAGCCGCAGGCTGGACCTGGCAGCTGCAACACCAAGAGGGCTGGGCTGCCCTCGAGCTTTGCAACACAGAGCAGTTTGTCCACACCTCCCAGACCTCATACAACACCTTCAAAACAACACAAGCACTGAGAGGAGCATCCACAGAGGCTGTCCTCGGGATGGAACCACAGGCACTCGGGTCCCAAGTGACGTGGCAGGAAGGAATTTACAAGCAAGGAAGGAAGCCAGCACAGgctcagtggcagcagcagccctgtggtGCCGCTGAAGGACAGCTcgtgctgccctgtgccacacTGCCCATCGCACCCACTGCAGGTGCTgccacacagggacagcagacaTTCACTGAGACATTACTGCTACATGTGGGAGGACACACAGGCCTGCAACAGGCCAGAAAGCACACTGGGAATCCTTCTCAGGCAGGACAACAACCAGACGTCCACGACCAGAACTCACATTACCTTCCCAAAGTTGTCAGTGTGCTTCCGATAGTCTAGGTCCTCATCCTGAAGGGAGATAAAGAGTCAAAATGTTTAAGCACTTGCACAGCTCATCCAACCAAGATATGCTTGTGTGTAGGAAGTGCTGGGAAGGCCAGGCTCAAAACGCACACCAGGGATCAGGGCACTGAATGCTGACAAACTGGTTAATACCTAAACCAGAGTCCTATCCCAGCATGAGTCAGAGAAAACGTGTCCTTATCTGATCCCACTTGGCACCACCAGCAAAGGTGGCTCTTGCCCAACTTGCAGCCCCAAGAGTGCTGCACAGCTGCATCCTCCCTCAGCCTGGCAAGCCCCTGACAGGACAGCATCCCTTCTCCTGCCAAACACCCTCACGAGAGGCAGGCTTAGGtatctgcagcagccagcagcaccaggcagatCTTGGTGTCAACTCATGTGTTACAGCTAAGCCGATTTAACAGCTCAGCACACCAAAACATCTCCCTCTGTCCCTAAATTCTCCTGTGGGTCACTTGTTTCTGCAGTTCTCCAGGTGATTCTATTCACAGATTCCTTCATTATTCAGTAAATTCAACTCATTACCCGACTTAAAACCCTTGACTCCTTTTCCCTGGTTGGGTTAGCTCCCAGCCAGACAGTGAGCTGAGGAGACTCAAGAAAGGTCTGATCAGAGACAACAGAAGGCAGAAGCATGAAGCTcagtgggaagggagaggagtctGGCAGCACCTGGCTGACAGATCACTGTGCCTGCACTGTGTTGTTTCACCCTGGGAGAAGTCATGGGCTTGTCTGCAGCTCCCCTAACATTCCGAGGCCAACACTGATCATGAAGCATCAGAGTCCTCGTCCCGTCACACTGGGATTTCAGACATGTTGAAGCAAACATAAGCAGGTTGTTTTGTGCCACTGCCCATTCTCCATGCACCTGGGAGCCAGGCCCAGGAGCTTGgggcagcagaagggaagagCTGGCATGTGCCCTGTACTTCACCTCCCACCCAAAGCCCTCTGACTCACTATGTTGCTGTGGTGAGCCTTAGTCATGAGCAGCATGCGGCCAACAAGGTCAGTGGTGGACACGCCCTGAGTGCGTTTGCATTCCCTGCGGGAGACAAGCAAAGGATGAAGCAGAAGCCCCTGGAGCCAACACCTCTGTCTGCCCACGTTACCACAGGAACGCCTGTGACACCAGAAAAATCCAGGGACTGTCCTAAGGAAACTTCCTTCTCAGCTATAGCATTATCTGCTGAGCCTCTGCACCATCCACACCACAGCATCTGCTCGTGCGAACGCTTCCCTCACTCAGACTTCCCAACAGAGCCAGCTCTCAGTAAGGCTTTAAAACCAGAAccagcaccaggcagccccACTGGGCAGGACTGTCTGCCCCACTTCCCTGAAACCAAAACGCTGGGAGCAAGTGAAGCTCTGACACACAAACAGCCAAATTCAGGTGTGACCTGAAGACTGGTATGCTTCATCTGACTTCAAGGCACAAATTTCCCAGAAACTCtgcccaaaacaaaataaacagcaagAGGTTACCTGTATCGCCCTGCTGTCTTTACTTCCTCATAGGTGTCCTTGCCATCGATAGTTAAGGTGATGTCatctgcagaaagagaaaagcctCAGAACTGTACCCAAGCTCTCctgcacagaagcagcagctgtgcaggtcCCACACTCCTAAATCCAGACTGGAACCCCGCAATCCAAACACCTGTGCATATGCAGGGGACGTGCCCTGTGCCCCACAAAAATATCAGGGGTTTTTGAGAGTACTGTGTCTGTGGAGACAAGGATATTCCTGGATCCGAAATACCATTTCCCAtgtgtgctctgctgggtgccctgcagcaggcactggTGATTATTATCTGAATGACAATAAACAAGCACTATCTATACCAATGTTAAAAAAGAACCTTTCGGTTCACGTTACAAGTTTTCAGTCAATGAAACAGTTCATCCAATGGAAAGTTCTCCCTCTCAACAACTGCACATCCACAGTGACATCCAGCTTCTACAGAGGTTCATCTGTAGGCACATgactcccagctccctctgcagaaACACCTCTCACATACTTTTGGTGACGGAACAAAACCTTCACAAGCAAAAGCTAAGCTGGTTTTCCTTTGCCAAAGCAGTCAGAGGGCAGCCCACGAGTGTGCGTGGGGCGCCTCAGCCTCCTAAATCCCCACGCccccagagcacaggaacagGAGGGCACACCAGGAGAGGCACAAACAGCAGGGCTGTCGTCACCTTCTCAGGGAAGCTCAGCGATTTCCACACTCAGCTTTtgcacaaacacagcctggCTAAACCTGGTGCAAGCGAGTTGCTCAGGAGAAGCGTGGGGTGACGTGGCAGTGGGGACTGGAGCAGAGGCCACCAGCACTCCCCTGCCCAAGCCCTCACCAAGCCCTGGGAGGGGTCACGTGCACCAAGCACGTTCAGGGCAGGCCATGAAGTTAATGAGGAATTTGATAACTGCTCCATCCACGtgaaaaaaagtgtatttatcTTCTAAAGATTAAAGATTTATTTACACTTAGTGAAATACTTGGCTTATCAACAGCAGGTGGCTGAGATCAGATGAGATACACAAAATGAGTGCAAAGACTACTCCTGGTCAAACTAACAAAGTTCCTtcagaggggcagggaggaagggctgaggcTTAATGAGcatcagcagcagcccaggaaggGACAGAACCCCAGAGCAAGAACATTTCCTCACAACACTGGTTCTCTTCAGCCACTGTACACCAAAAAGTCTTCACACTAAGAACTAGGTCTCTGGCCACACGGTCAGCTGAGCCACTGAACAGCTTATCAGCTGGATAAAGAGAGAAGCTTTTCAGATCTAACCTTGTCCCAGGATAAGTAGACATAAACATGATTATATTTCTGCATGCTTTCATTTCCAATAGTGTTTTTCACACTTAAGTTTTGTAAATGGTTTTCCCCTTTGCACAAATTTCTGCTGGTGCTAAGGGCAACCTCGGGACAATTTTAAACAACACATTTCACCTTTGTAAATTAAAACCAAAGGCCCTGGCCACTCTCAAGATTTTGAGCACACTGACATGTTTCTCCAGACCagagagcagaagcagctgttGGAAGGCAGAGCTCTACACACAGCAGGGAGCCCcgagccctgcagcagccgggacactgctgggattgcagaggcacctggagcacagagccccagggccCAGGTCAGCACTGCCTCAAACACCACTCACCCCCGTGCACGCAGAAGTCACAGCTGTACTTGTCCAGGGTTTCCAGCGTGGTGACAtaaggagctccaggagcaatCTCATCCACCCACTTGATGGCCTGCACCATTTTGTACCTCTCCTCCTGTGTAAAGACGGGGGGACCCTTGTGTTTGGCAATCTCCTCTGGGggagaaataaaattccagtTAGAAGCACGTCCTGCAGCTACAGTGACTCTCAGCCACTGCCTCACTCATTTCATGAGCAGGGGAACTTCACTGCAGACTCATCCTCTGCTTTGGATCAGCTGTGGCAGCAAAGGAAGCCCCAGATGGATCAGAAAGTATTTTGATTCGGTTGCATTTCCTAAGCATTTAACAAGGGCCCTGAAATTCACTCATAAGGAAAAGTCTCAGTGCTTCCCAGTACCCAGATACTTCTTGCTGAGGGGATGAGTTGGACCTCCTGGCATCCTCCTAGGAGAAATTTCCCTCTTAAACAGTAACTTCGTACTACACCTGGTTCATATTGGAAATTCTGCATCCATAAAcctatttaaaatacttcttcaCATGCCACAACTTAGAGTTTTCTCCACAAGGTAACTTGTTTTGGAATGTAAGTTCTGCAGATCCTATCAGCAAAATCAGACTGTTTTTCAGCTGTTCCAACTGTTTTTATAGCACAGAATGCAGATTAACCCTCAGAGCCTGCAAGATCTGACCCACCTAATCCTCAGTCTGAAAGTGTTCCAGGGTGACTCCACTCCCAGAGAAGGGACATTTTTCTCTTGGAGGCCACTGGTCCTGGAGCAGATGCAGGATGAAGCCTGACCCTGTATCAGGAGCCCTTGGCTCCCCCGGGGCTAACACTGCGGGGTAATTTGAGGGGCTGCACGAGATGTAGCCCGGTAAAACCTCTTACCGTCCGTGTGGACCCCGACGATCAGGTAATCGCCCATGGCCCGTGCCTGGCGCAGCTGGTTCGAGTGGCCATAGTGCACCATGTCATAGCTGGAAAGAGAAGGGCCAGGTCAGCCCGGGCACACCGGGACGCTTCCCTGGAGCCGGGGCAGCCTGCCCCGGGGCTGAAGGTCTCCGTGCTGCCGTCAGAGCTGCGCCGGCACCGCCCGGGCCCCGGGCCCGCCGTCAGCCGGGGCTGCAGGCCCGGCTCCTGCCCGCACCTGCCCGGCaggtgctgccccagcccggggggcccggcccggcccggcagACAAGGCCGCTCCGGGGGACAGCGCCGCTCCCGCGGGCCCGGCCCGTCCCGCCGCGGTGACAGAGGAGGCGGAGGCACCAGCGTAGCCAACACGGTTTATTTCTGCGGCGCCGCGACACGacccggccccgcgcccgccgcacTCACCATCCATCGCACCAGACGCGCACGGGccgctggccgccgccgcccgccgcggccccgccgccgccgccgcccgccgccccgtTGCGCAGCATGGCCGTGCTGTCACCGGCGGCagcgccccgcccggcccggcccgccccgcgctcAGCGGCTCTTCCTGCGCCGCCCGCCCTTGGCGCAGCCGCGGCCGAGCCACCCCCcgggccgcccgcccgccgcctccgcccgctcccggggctgctcctgctcgcGGGGCTCCTCCCGCTCCCGGGGCGGCGCCACCGGCTTCCGCGAGTGCGTgccctcctccccgggccgcagcgGCTCGGACAGCGCGAAGATGGGGTCCCGCGCCCTGCGGAAGGAAGGAGAGGGCGGCGGTGGGCGCTgcgggcggcccggcccggggctccGCGCTCAGGGCCCGCGCCGCTCACCGGTCGTAGCGCGGgatttccagccccagctccgcCATCAGCAGCCGCATCACGTCGTCGCAGCGGCCGTG is part of the Catharus ustulatus isolate bCatUst1 chromosome 20, bCatUst1.pri.v2, whole genome shotgun sequence genome and encodes:
- the PCYT2 gene encoding ethanolamine-phosphate cytidylyltransferase isoform X2; the encoded protein is MLRNGAAGGGGGGAAAGGGGQRPVRVWCDGCYDMVHYGHSNQLRQARAMGDYLIVGVHTDEEIAKHKGPPVFTQEERYKMVQAIKWVDEIAPGAPYVTTLETLDKYSCDFCVHGDDITLTIDGKDTYEEVKTAGRYRECKRTQGVSTTDLVGRMLLMTKAHHSNIGPKGHSPWTGVSQFLQTSQKIIQFASGKEPEPGDTIIYVAGAFDLFHVGHVDFLEKVHQLAEKPYIIAGLHFDQEVNRYKGKNYPIMNIHERTLSVLACRYVSEVVIGAPYAVTADLLDHFRVTLVCHGMTEVVPDKDGSDPYEEPKRRGIFQLVDSGSNLTTDIIVQRIIKNRLEFEARNQKKEAKELAVLEAMRRLEEEKH
- the PCYT2 gene encoding ethanolamine-phosphate cytidylyltransferase isoform X1, which produces MLRNGAAGGGGGGAAAGGGGQRPVRVWCDGCYDMVHYGHSNQLRQARAMGDYLIVGVHTDEEIAKHKGPPVFTQEERYKMVQAIKWVDEIAPGAPYVTTLETLDKYSCDFCVHGDDITLTIDGKDTYEEVKTAGRYRECKRTQGVSTTDLVGRMLLMTKAHHSNIDEDLDYRKHTDNFGKGPKGHSPWTGVSQFLQTSQKIIQFASGKEPEPGDTIIYVAGAFDLFHVGHVDFLEKVHQLAEKPYIIAGLHFDQEVNRYKGKNYPIMNIHERTLSVLACRYVSEVVIGAPYAVTADLLDHFRVTLVCHGMTEVVPDKDGSDPYEEPKRRGIFQLVDSGSNLTTDIIVQRIIKNRLEFEARNQKKEAKELAVLEAMRRLEEEKH